A window of Castanea sativa cultivar Marrone di Chiusa Pesio chromosome 1, ASM4071231v1 contains these coding sequences:
- the LOC142621877 gene encoding putative protein phosphatase 2C 72, which yields MGICISVASKEVHDAEDGHENVIFFQGNNVSNEALGLGSLYSKQGSKGLNQDAAILYQGYGVEDGAFCGVFDGHGKNGHIVSKIVCNRLPLLLLSQRNALAKTYTVANDTTFQNHVERIDGELRPSTNFHIWKEACISAFKLMDKEVQLQRKLDSSCSGTTAVVIIRQDEDLIIANLGDSRAVLGTITNNGVTAIQLTTDLKPGLPCEAERIRNCNGRVAALRQEPHVQRVWLPHDDSPGLAMSRAIGDFILKNHGIIAIPNIYYHCVTSNDQFIILATDGVWDVLNNDQVASIVWAADSEQAAARAVVEAATATWKKRYPCAKVDDCTATCLFLQKKQHFIVPVET from the exons ATGGGAATCTGCATATCAGTTGCATCAAAGGAGGTTCATGATGCTGAAGATGGCCATGAAAATGTGATATTCTTCCAAGGAAATAATGTTTCTAATGAAGCTCTGGGTCTTGGCTCTCTTTACTCTAAGCAAGGAAGCAAAGGACTAAACCAAGATGCTGCCATTCTTTACCAG gGCTATGGAGTGGAAGATGGAGCTTTCTGTGGAGTTTTTGATGGGCATGGGAAGAATGGTCACATAGTTAGCAAGATAGTGTGTAACCGCCTGCCTTTGCTCTTACTAAGCCAAAGGAATGCTCTTGCAAAGACTTATACAGTAGCAAATGATACTACTTTCCAGAACCATGTTGAGAGAATAGATGGTGAATTAAGACCAAGCACGAATTTTCACATATGGAAAGAGGCTTGTATCAGTGCCTTCAAGTTGATGGACAAGGAGGTACAACTACAAAGGAAGTTGGACAGCTCTTGTAGTGGAACAACTGCTGTTGTAATCATAAGACAG GATGAAGATCTTATTATAGCTAATCTAGGTGACTCCAGAGCTGTCTTGGGGACAATCACCAACAATGGAGTTACTGCCATCCAGTTAACCACTGACTTAAAGCCAGGCTTACCTT GTGAAGCAGAAAGAATAAGGAACTGCAATGGCCGGGTGGCTGCATTAAGGCAAGAACCACATGTCCAACGAGTGTGGCTGCCCCACGATGACTCTCCGGGCCTAGCCATGTCACGAGCTATCGGAGACTTCATACTCAAAAACCATGGCATAATTGCCATCCCCAATATCTACTATCACTGTGTAACTTCCAATGACCAATTCATCATTCTTGCAACTGATGGG GTCTGGGATGTGCTCAATAACGATCAAGTTGCATCGATTGTGTGGGCAGCAGATAGTGAACAGGCAGCAGCAAGAGCCGTGGTGGAGGCGGCTACTGCCACATGGAAAAAGAGATACCCTTGTGCAAAAGTAGATGACTGCACTGCGACTTGCCTCTTtttacaaaagaagcaacattTTATTGTGCCAGTGGAGACTTAA
- the LOC142622259 gene encoding senescence-specific cysteine protease SAG39-like, with protein sequence MALTQQKKLITIMFFILETLISQAMCRTLLEDALAERHEQWMDQYGRSYKDSAEKEKRFKIFKDNVEYIDKFNNEGNRTFKLSANVFADLTNEEFVASHTGYKISTQPSSLKAKSFKYENLTEIPMTMDWREKGAVTSIKDQGRCGCCWAFSAVAAVEGITQIKTGNLISLSEQQLVDCAVEGNHGCNGGLMDNAFRYIIKNQGLTTEEKYPYETMEGTCDHEKESIHAAQISAFEDVPSNNEEALLQAVANQPVSIALDGSGRNFQFYQGGVFMQECGTHLTHAVTAIGYGTSDDGTKYWLMKNSWGTRWGENGYMRIQRDTGAPGGLCGLAQKASYPVA encoded by the exons ATGGCTTTAACACAgcaaaaaaaactcatcacaaTCATGTTTTTTATTCTAGAGACTTTGATATCCCAAGCCATGTGCCGCACTTTGCTTGAAGACGCCCTTGCTGAGAGGCATGAGCAATGGATGGATCAGTATGGACGCAGCTACAAAGATAGTGCAGAGAAGGAAAAGCGTTTCAAGATATTCAAGGACAACGTTGAATATATAGACAAATTCAATAATGAAGGGAATCGCACTTTCAAGCTAAGTGCCAACGTATTTGCAGACTTAACCAATGAAGAATTTGTTGCGTCTCATACTGGATACAAGATTTCCACCCAACCAAGTTCTCTCAAAGCAAAAAGTTTCAAGTATGAAAACCTTACAGAAATTCCAATGACTATGGattggagagagaaaggagCTGTTACCTCCATAAAGGACCAAGGCCGTTGTG GATGTTGCTGGGCCTTTTCAGCAGTGGCAGCCGTAGAAGGGATCACCCAAATCAAAACTGGCAACTTGATCTCTTTGTCTGAGCAACAACTAGTGGACTGTGCTGTGGAAGGCAATCATGGCTGCAACGGTGGTTTGATGGATAatgcttttagatatataataaaaaaccaagGGCTCACTACTGAAGAAAAATACCCATATGAGACCATGGAAGGAACTTGTGACCATGAAAAGGAATCTATTCATGCAGCTCAAATAAGTGCATTTGAAGATGTACCTTCCAATAATGAGGAGGCATTACTACAGGCTGTGGCCAACCAACCAGTTTCAATTGCCCTCGATGGTTCTGGTCGTAATTTTCAATTCTATCAAGGCGGAGTTTTCATGCAAGAGTGTGGGACTCATTTAACACATGCCGTTACTGCAATTGGGTATGGAACAAGTGATGATGGTACCAAGTACTGGTTAATGAAGAATTCGTGGGGCACCCGTTGGGGTGAGAATGGCTACATGCGGATTCAGAGAGACACCGGTGCTCCAGGAGGTCTTTGTGGCCTTGCCCAGAAAGCGTCCTATCCTGTTGCTTAG
- the LOC142625452 gene encoding uncharacterized protein LOC142625452, translating into MEVVVQGESSDVSSKYTLNPSRICNEDILLCVDVDVESLVEMKSTGSNGRPLTRLDSIRQAILMFIHAKLSINPDHRFAFATLSKSASLLRKEFSSEVESAVAAVMGLSATSSCGPADLTSLFQIASHEAKKSRAQNRIFRVILIYCRSSAKPHHQWPVNRKLFTLDVIYLHDKPGPDNCPQEVYDALVESLEHVSEYEGYIHESGQGLARVLYRHMCVLLSHPQQRCPQEYVDIPKSLTKKLPASETMPCDDSVPVSSQ; encoded by the exons atggaAGTGGTAGTACAAGGAGAGAGCTCAGATGTGAGCAGCAAGTACACGTTGAATCCTTCACGTATATGTAACGAAGACATATTGCTGTGCGTAGATGTGGACGTTGAGTCTCTGGTGGAGATGAAGAGCACTGGCTCAAATGGCCGACCACTCACCAGATTGGACTCCATCAGGCAAGCTATCCTCATGTTCATCCACGCCAAGCTCTCCATCAATCCTGATCACCGCTTCGCCTTTGCCACTCTCTCCAAATCAGCTTCTTTG CTTAGGAAAGAATTTAGTAGTGAAGTTGAGTCCGCAGTTGCTGCAGTTATGGGACTCTCAGCTACTTCATCTTGTGGTCCTGCTGATCTTACCAGTCTGTTTCAGATAGCATCTCATGAAGCCAAGAAATCCCGTGCTCAGAATCGAATTTTTAGGGTG ATTCTTATCTACTGCAGATCATCTGCAAAACCTCATCATCAATGGCCTGTAAATCGAAAACTCTTTACCTTAGATGTTATTTACCTCCATGACAAGCCTGGACCTGACAATTGTCCCCAGGAGGTCTATGATGCACTTGTAGAGTCCCTTGAGCATGTCAGTGAATACGAGGGCTACATTCATGAGAGTGGGCAGGGGCTAGCACGTGTTCTCTATCGTCACATGTGCGTGCTGTTGTCACACCCTCAACAGCGTTGCCCACAAGAATATGTTGACATTCCCAAGTCTCTGACAAAGAAGTTGCCTGCATCAGAAACAATGCCTTGTGATGATAGTGTTCCTGTATCCAGCCAATGA
- the LOC142609957 gene encoding putative protein phosphatase 2C 72 isoform X1, which yields MGICISVASKEIHDAEESHENVIFFQGNNVSNEALGLGSLYSKQGSKGLNQDAAILYQGYGVEDGAFCGVFDGHGKNGHIVSKIVCNRLPSLLLSQRNALAKTYTVANDSTFQNHVERIDGELRPSKNFHIWKEACISAFKLMDKEVQLQKKLDSSCSGTTAVVVIRQDEDLIIANLGDSRAVLGTITNDGVTAIQLTTDLKPGLPCEAERIRNCNGREAALRQEPHVQRVWLPHDDSPGLAMSRAIGDFILKNHGIIAISNIYYHCVTSNDQFIILATDGFWDVLNNNQVASIVWAADSEQAAARTVVEAATATWKKRYPCAKVDDCTATCLFLQKKQHFYCASGDLS from the exons ATGGGAATCTGCATATCAGTTGCATCAAAGGAGATTCATGATGCTGAAGAAAGCCATGAAAATGTGATATTCTTCCAAGGAAATAATGTTTCTAATGAAGCTCTGGGTCTTGGCTCTCTTTACTCTAAGCAAGGAAGCAAAGGACTAAACCAAGATGCTGCCATTCTTTACCAG gGCTATGGAGTGGAAGATGGAGCTTTCTGTGGAGTTTTTGATGGGCATGGGAAGAATGGTCACATAGTTAGCAAGATAGTGTGTAACCGCCTGCCTTCGCTCTTACTAAGCCAAAGGAATGCTCTTGCAAAGACTTATACGGTAGCAAATGATAGCACTTTCCAGAACCATGTTGAGAGAATAGATGGTGAATTAAGACCAAGCAAGAATTTTCACATATGGAAAGAGGCTTGTATCAGTGCCTTCAAGTTGATGGACAAGGAGGTACAACTACAAAAGAAGTTGGACAGCTCTTGTAGTGGAACAACTGCTGTTGTAGTCATAAGACAG GATGAAGATCTAATTATAGCTAATCTAGGTGACTCCAGAGCTGTCTTGGGGACAATCACCAACGATGGAGTTACTGCCATCCAGTTAACCACTGACTTAAAGCCAGGCTTACCTT GCGAAGCAGAAAGAATAAGGAACTGCAATGGCCGGGAGGCTGCATTAAGGCAAGAACCACATGTCCAACGAGTGTGGCTGCCCCACGATGACTCTCCGGGCCTAGCCATGTCACGAGCTATCGGAGACTTCATACTCAAAAACCATGGCATAATTGCCATATCCAATATCTACTATCACTGTGTAACTTCCAATGACCAATTCATCATTCTTGCAACTGATGGG TTCTGGGATGTGCTCAATAACAATCAAGTTGCATCAATTGTGTGGGCAGCAGATAGTGAACAGGCAGCAGCAAGAACCGTGGTGGAGGCGGCTACTGCCACATGGAAAAAGAGATACCCTTGTGCAAAAGTAGATGACTGCACTGCGACTTGCCTCTTtttacaaaagaagcaacattTTTATTGTGCCAGTGGAGACTTGAGCTAG
- the LOC142622440 gene encoding senescence-specific cysteine protease SAG39-like, translating to MALTQQKKLITVMFFILETLISQAMCRTLLEDALAERHERWMVQYGRSYKDSAEKEKRFKIFKDNVEYIDKFNNEGNRTFKLSANVFADLTNEEFVASHTGYKISTQPSSLKAKSFKYENLTEIPMTMDWREKGAVTSIKDQGRCGCCWAFSAVAAVEGITQIKTGNLISLSEQQLVDCAVEGNLGCNGGWMDNAFRYIIKNQGLTTEGKYPYETMEGTCDHEKESIHAAQISAFEDVPSNNEEALLQAVANQPVSIALDGSGRNFQFYQGGVFMQECGTRLTHAVTAIGYGTSDDGTKYWLIKNSWGTRWGENGYMRIQRDTGAPEGLCGLAQKASYPVA from the exons ATGGCTTTAACACagcaaaaaaaacttatcacaGTCATGTTTTTTATTCTAGAGACTTTGATATCCCAAGCCATGTGCCGCACTTTGCTTGAAGACGCCCTTGCTGAGAGGCATGAGCGATGGATGGTTCAGTATGGACGCAGCTACAAAGATAGTGCAGAGAAGGAAAAGCGTTTCAAGATATTCAAGGACAACGTTGAATATATAGACAAATTCAATAATGAAGGGAATCGCACTTTCAAGCTAAGTGCCAACGTATTTGCAGACTTAACCAATGAAGAATTTGTTGCGTCTCATACTGGATACAAGATTTCCACCCAACCAAGTTCTCTCAAAGCAAAAAGTTTCAAGTATGAAAACCTTACAGAAATTCCAATGACTATGGattggagagagaaaggagCTGTTACCTCCATAAAGGACCAAGGCCGTTGTG GATGTTGCTGGGCCTTTTCAGCAGTGGCAGCCGTAGAAGGGATCACCCAAATCAAAACTGGCAACTTGATCTCTTTGTCTGAGCAACAACTAGTGGACTGTGCTGTGGAAGGCAATCTTGGCTGCAACGGTGGTTGGATGGATAatgcttttagatatataataaaaaaccaagGGCTCACTACTGAAGGAAAATACCCATATGAGACCATGGAAGGAACTTGTGACCATGAAAAGGAATCTATTCATGCAGCTCAAATAAGTGCATTTGAAGATGTACCTTCCAATAATGAGGAGGCATTACTACAGGCTGTGGCCAACCAACCAGTTTCAATTGCCCTCGATGGTTCTGGTCGTAATTTTCAATTCTATCAAGGCGGAGTTTTCATGCAAGAGTGTGGGACTCGTTTAACACATGCCGTTACTGCAATTGGGTATGGAACAAGTGATGATGGTACCAAGTACTGGTTAATTAAGAATTCGTGGGGCACCCGTTGGGGTGAGAATGGCTACATGCGGATTCAGAGAGACACCGGTGCTCCAGAAGGTCTTTGTGGCCTTGCCCAGAAAGCGTCCTATCCTGTTGCTTAG
- the LOC142609957 gene encoding putative protein phosphatase 2C 72 isoform X2, whose product MGICISVASKEIHDAEESHENVIFFQGNNVSNEALGLGSLYSKQGSKGLNQDAAILYQGYGVEDGAFCGVFDGHGKNGHIVSKIVCNRLPSLLLSQRNALAKTYTVANDSTFQNHVERIDGELRPSKNFHIWKEACISAFKLMDKEVQLQKKLDSSCSGTTAVVVIRQDEDLIIANLGDSRAVLGTITNDGVTAIQLTTDLKPGLPCEAERIRNCNGREAALRQEPHVQRVWLPHDDSPGLAMSRAIGDFILKNHGIIAISNIYYHCVTSNDQFIILATDGIVNRQQQEPWWRRLLPHGKRDTLVQK is encoded by the exons ATGGGAATCTGCATATCAGTTGCATCAAAGGAGATTCATGATGCTGAAGAAAGCCATGAAAATGTGATATTCTTCCAAGGAAATAATGTTTCTAATGAAGCTCTGGGTCTTGGCTCTCTTTACTCTAAGCAAGGAAGCAAAGGACTAAACCAAGATGCTGCCATTCTTTACCAG gGCTATGGAGTGGAAGATGGAGCTTTCTGTGGAGTTTTTGATGGGCATGGGAAGAATGGTCACATAGTTAGCAAGATAGTGTGTAACCGCCTGCCTTCGCTCTTACTAAGCCAAAGGAATGCTCTTGCAAAGACTTATACGGTAGCAAATGATAGCACTTTCCAGAACCATGTTGAGAGAATAGATGGTGAATTAAGACCAAGCAAGAATTTTCACATATGGAAAGAGGCTTGTATCAGTGCCTTCAAGTTGATGGACAAGGAGGTACAACTACAAAAGAAGTTGGACAGCTCTTGTAGTGGAACAACTGCTGTTGTAGTCATAAGACAG GATGAAGATCTAATTATAGCTAATCTAGGTGACTCCAGAGCTGTCTTGGGGACAATCACCAACGATGGAGTTACTGCCATCCAGTTAACCACTGACTTAAAGCCAGGCTTACCTT GCGAAGCAGAAAGAATAAGGAACTGCAATGGCCGGGAGGCTGCATTAAGGCAAGAACCACATGTCCAACGAGTGTGGCTGCCCCACGATGACTCTCCGGGCCTAGCCATGTCACGAGCTATCGGAGACTTCATACTCAAAAACCATGGCATAATTGCCATATCCAATATCTACTATCACTGTGTAACTTCCAATGACCAATTCATCATTCTTGCAACTGATGGG ATAGTGAACAGGCAGCAGCAAGAACCGTGGTGGAGGCGGCTACTGCCACATGGAAAAAGAGATACCCTTGTGCAAAAGTAG